The genome window GATAAAACATTTAAAACAATATATTATTTATTATCTTTTTTGCTAAAACAAAATGAAAGGTAAGATGAAAAATTTATTTGAAATTTATGATAATGAAACCAAAATTGGAGAAATGAAAGTATATGCAGTAGGTAAAAACGAAACATATTATTTTTCATATGATAAACAATGGTTAAAAAATGGATTTGAAATAGACCCAAATTTACCTCTCAAGGATATGGAATTTATCTCAAAAGATCTTTGGGGTATCTTTTGCGATATCAGTCCTGATAGATGGGGAAGACTTATCCAAAAAAGAAAAGCAAACAGCGAACTTACCAATAGTGAATATTTGATTGGGGTTAGTGATTATTTTAGAGTAGGTTCTATTAGAATCAAAAGAGATGGAGAATTTGTATCTTCAAAAACTGATATTCCAAAATTAACAAATATAAATGAACTTTGTCAATCAGCCAATAGAATAGAAGAAGGCGAAAGTTTAGATAGCGATATAAAAAATTTATTAGCTCCAAGCGGGAGTTTGGGTGGAGCTAGACCAAAGGCTAGCATTCTTAAAGATAACAAACTTTATATCGCCAAATTTCCATCAATCAAAGATGAATATAAGCAAATTTCAAAATGCGAACAAACTATGTTAGAAGTGGCAAAAATAGCAAAAATCAATGTTTGTAAAACACAACTTTATGAAACGATAAAAGGAACTGCTTTATTAGTTGAAAGATTTGATAGGATAGGAAATGAGAGAATACCATATAAATCAGCAATGACGCTTTTAGGGGTTAAAGAGAGTGAAACAAGTGATGAAAAAAGCTATGTCGATTTGGCTTTTATATTAGATAGTAAAAATAAAAAAGAGCTATTTCGTAGAATGGTTTTTAATGGTTTATTTGGCAATACGGATGATCATTTGAGAAATCACGGCGTTTTATATGACAGAGAAACAAAAAGTTGGAATTTAAGTCCAGCATTTGACATTACGCCTGATACGATAATATACTCAAAGCAAAGCCACGCTTTAAATTTTATAGATTTTGTAAATTTGCCTTCTATTGAATTATTTAATGAAATAAAAGAATTTTTTGAGATAAATGAAAGCGAATTTAAAGAAATTTTATCTGATATGCTGATTGCAAGAGATGAATTTGAAAAAATAGCTAAAAAAAACGGAATAAATAGTGATAACTTAAAAATGTTAAAAAATAATTACGAACACGAAGATTTTGAAAAAATTAGAAATTTATATAGAAATAAAGCTTATGAAAATACTAATAATAAAAAACCAGTAAAAAGAAATATTAGTGAATTTAGTCTATGATAAACAACGAGTAGAAGCTAAATTTTAAATATATCCAACCTAAGATAAGCTAGGAACTATTTTGCTTTTTTTAATATTTTCCATAAATTCCTTATACATATTTTTTGCTTTTTCTAGCAACTCAGCATATGTATATACCTCTATATTATCATCTTTTAATTTCTCAAATTCTCTTGAAGTTATATTAATTCTGTTTGTCTCATCAGTACTAGTAGATTCTGATATAATACATATTGCCTTGATATCTTCAAGTCTTATATCATCTTTATTTGGTTCGGTTAAACTTTGTTTTACCCCTTGTTTATATTTTTTGATTTGGTCATATAAACTTGAATAAGTAACCAATGCATGATCCTTTGGATTGTTTTTCTTAAGTTCTATTATAATAGGATATTTTTCTTCTTGCACTTTTATCAATATATCTATACGACCGATTTTATCTTTATCTCCGCTTCTTATTTTTATATATTGTTCTTTTATTCTTTCAAAATTTATATCGTTATTAGTATTCCAGTAAGGATTTATTAACCAAGGGTTGTTATATAAATGATCTTGAAAAATCTTTTCGGTACTTGTTGAATCGTTCATCAATTTTTCAAGTCTATCTATAGCCTTTAGCCTACGATCAATAATATCTGCAGTTTGTATTTGTTCTGCTTTTGCTATCTTTTCCATAAATTTTGACATAAGACTAAAAACAGATTTGGCATCTTCGGATATTTCATTGATCTCCTTATCTATTTCATCAATGCTGATATTATTTACAACATTTGCAATTGATGTGATCATAGAATTTACTTCTTTACTGTATATTTCACTATCATCATTTAATCTTGTAACAAATAAACTTAGTAATTTATTATTTATTGTTTTTTCATCCTCTGTTAATTTGCTCAACCATTCTTTATAACTATCATTATTTTTAATTCTTTCTGGCAATGTATCTACAGCATTTCTCATTCTAAAATCATTCCATTTAGAAATAAATTTTCTTCTAATTTTATCCATATTGTCAATAAAAATTTTTACATCATTATTTGATTCATCAAGCCCTTGCCTACTAGACGTTATTGGATCATTATCGGTGTCCAAAAAATCAACTTGAATTTCTCCGACTATATATTGTGAAGCTATTCTTGCATCAGGCTTATTTTTAAAAATATTTTCATCGGCAATTTTATTATTCATATATGCTATTACAAATGCTCCATTGCCGTCTTTAGATAGATCTTTTGGTTTTTCTACACTGCCTATCCACCCTTTTATTTTGTTATTTCTTATATAGCTAGAAATATTTGTGTCGTTATCTTGAAATTCTTCTATTATTATATTAGCATTGTTAAAAATAGCTTTAATTTCATCTTCTTTATAGCCAAAATATAAAACAAGTTGCAAATCGTTATAATATGAATTTTTTGATAGTTCTATATCTTTGTTATCTATTTTTAAAGAAAAATCATTAGAAGTTAAGTAAAACCTTTTTGATAGTTGATTTGTTAAATTTGATTCCGATGTTTGTGTGAATTTTCTTCTTAAATCAAAAATTTTAACTATAAACCCTGAATCAAAATTCATATAATTAGAATATTCACTAGGCAATTCATTTAGAAATCTAATCTTAGCAACATATGGGTCATTTTTAAGCATCTCATTGTAATCCAACATAAAATTTATCCATTGCGAATCATCTTTTGTTTTCGTAAAAATTTCATATTGATTACCTATGCTAAAAGTGGCAAGCTTTCCTATACCTTTTTTACCCATAGGTTTTCTTTGAGGCAGACCATTAATAGCGACTTCTGATTGTTTTGGATTGCCTATTTTACAATATTTATTATTTAGCTCATCAATACTCATACCTTTACCATTATCGGCGATAATTATATATGATTTTTCTATTTTTATATCAACTTTGGTTGCATAAGCATCGTATGAGTTTGCGACAAGTTCAGCCAGTGCTGGGGGAGTGCTGCTGTATAAATTTCTACCCAAATGAGTAACAGCATTATTTGTAGTTGAAAAATTAATTTGTGTCATCCGTGTATCCTTGATATTGTTTTAAGTGTCTCAAAATACTTTTTCCTATATGCTCACCTAGTTTTGGAGGAACAGCGTTGCCTATCTGCCTAGCTATTTTACGCATATTTACCTTTTCATCTTCATTTATAAATTTATACTCTATTGGAAATGACTGTAACAAAGCACCTTCTCGTAAAGATATGGCTCTATCTTGCTCAGGATGTCCGAATCTTCCTGTACCATAGTTTATAAACTGAGTGGTAAGCGTAGGAGCTACATCATCCCAACTCATCCTGCCATATACCGACTTATAGCTTTGTCCGCTTGATTTTTTATAACAATTTGGTAGCAATTCTTCATCCCAATCTTGCCATGAACCACCTGGTTTTGATTGTTTTATTCTTTTAATATTTATATCTGTAAGCATAGAGCTTATATGAAGCTTATCTTTTTTGTTGTCGTATACACCAGCTTTAATTTTAGGAACTGTGAATATTACATCTTTAATTGTTATTTTTTTTTCTTGAGATTCTACAAAATCAATATTTCCAAATTTAGAAGCTAAAAGCAAAAGTCTTTTTCGTCTTTGAGCGACACCATAATTGCTAGCATCGTGAATCTTAAAATTTACATTATATCCTTGTAATTTTAGGCTGTCAACAAAATCGACAAAGACTCTCTCCTTTCTTAGCTCTGGAACATTTTCCATAGAGACTATTTGAGGTGAAGTTTGTTCAATTAATCTTAAAAAATCATATAACAAGCCCCAATCTTTATGAGAAGATCTATCTTTTTTATTTTTTTGATGTGCTGAAAATGGCTGACAAGGAGCACAACCAACCAATACTTTAATGTCAGTATCACCAAATAATTCATCAATCTCTTTGCTATCTACATCACGAACACTTTTATGTATAAATTTTACTTTGTTATTTTGCTCATAAGCAAATTTACAACTTTCATCTAAATCTATTCCAGCTACGACTTTTATGCCAGATTTACCAAGTCCATAAGTGAGTCCGCCTATACCACAAAAGAGATCTATCGCAGTTATTTTCATATTTTCAACCATCATTTTAAATGCCATATTCTATCTTAAAATAGTTTAGGAATCTTTTAAATGCCTTTATATTCCACTCTTTATTAAAATTTAGCTTCCAAAGCTTTTATTTGATTTAATACTATCTAACTTCTCTTTTATAGCATATCTTATAAAAGCTGAAGCAGAAAAGCTCATATTAAATGCTGTTTGACTAATATCGTGGTGCTCTTCTTCTGTGAAATATATCGTTATTGTCTTTTTTCTTTTGAAATTTTCTATTCTTTTTTATTTGGGATTGTCTTTCTTTTTTTGAGCAATATCAGTATCCCCCCCCCCCTAGCTGAATTTAGAAATTCATTCTCATCTTTAAAGTCCATAATATATCCTTTCTTAATTAAATTTTTTATATTTAATTTAATTGATTTTTCAAATTCTTTATAAAAGCATTCAAATTCATTTTTATATATTTCTATCACTGGAATGATTATCTCTTGTGTATTGCTTTTCTTTTGAAGAGATATCTTTTTTCATCATATCTTTAGTCGTGTTAGAAAGTGCTTTTAAAAATAGCTCTTTTTCTTTATTTTCTATATCTTCTAAATTTGGCTTATGTTTTTCTTTGTTAATACTCTTTTGTTCTTGTATTGAATTAAATTTATTAATATTATTGATTAGCTGTTGCTTTTGCAAATTTTCATCTTTAAAATAACTTTGAATAAAGCTTCTCATAAAGGCTTGAACTTCGGGCGATAAAGTTGTTAAACTTTCTACTGTTTCAGCTATTGATTTAATTGTATTTTTAACAAATTTAGATGAGTTATCAATTATGTTTTTATACTTGCCGTCTGGAGTTTTGTCTTTTATATAATTAAACATCTTGTTTATTTTAGTTTCTTGTTTTGCTAACTCTGGCTGACCTATGGCGATTAAATAATCAAAGTCTTTACTAAAAGCTGATGGCTCACTACCTAAAAATATATTAAAATTTTTATACTCTTTTCCGTCAGCCTTAATAGAAAAATTAACTTTATGAGTTGCAAATGTTCCATTTTTTTCATTTTGTTCTCTTACTATTTTATCTAGCTCAATAAGAGATTGAAAAACAGAAACGCCACCATCTTCTCCTTTTATATATCCTTCACCAGCTGAATTTTTAATCAACTCACTAAGCATAGATACATCTTGAAAATTTTTAGCCGTTCTATCTAGGTTGAAAGAATTTAAAGCAAAAGCATATTGTATGCTATTTAAATCGTCTTTAGAAAAATTTAATTTCGTTTCGTTATTTTTATCTATATTATCGGTTTGCATTATTTTCTCCTTATTGGTTAGTTGGATTATATTTTCTTTGATTAATCTCTCTAACATTTGCGGTTTTAGCTGTGAGGCTTGTTTTGAGGCTAATATCATTTTTTGTGGCTCTATTAAATTTAGATCCATTTCATATCCAGCATTTTTAGCAAGTTCATTCATAAATATTCTTTGTGTTCTGCCGTTGCCTTCACGAAATGGATGAAGTGCGTTAATCTCCATTAATAACTCTGAAGCTCCCTTAGCAAAGCTATCAATATCTTTACAATCTTTTAAAAAATTTTTATCTTTTAATTCATCAAATATAATTTTAGAATATTTCTTTAATTCATTACCTGGGACAAAATGTTGGTTACCCTTTAGAAATACTCCATCTAGCCCAATATCTGCTCTATCAAGACTAGCAAATGTATATACATCATCAAAAAGTTTTTTTATGTATATCTTTTAAATGTTGATAGTCAAAATTGCCTTTAATTGGACTAAATTAGAATCTAAAAGCTATCTATCAAAATCATTTTTAGGGATACCATCATCTAAAAATTTAAACACTTACACCCCACTCTTTTTTATATTCGGCGATTATTTCATCAGCTGTTTTTTCATTTTTTGCAATTTTTATCATATTAATAATGTCTCTTTCATTTGCAAACATATTTTCAATAGCGTGTCCGCAAATGGTAGATCTTATAGCTTCATATTGCTCTTTATTTAAATCATCTTTATATTTATCAAGTATAGCTAAGCTCTCTTCTAAGCTATGCACTTCTGGATATCTCATTTTTTCTCCTTTATAAATTTTCTATTTTACTATTTTGTTCTAAGTCTGAATTATTTAAATCACTTACTCCCCACTCTTTTTTATATTCGGCGATTATTTCATCAGGTGTTTTTTCTTGTTTATCTACTTTTATGAGATTTATAATGTCTTCTTCATTTGCAAACATATTCTCAATAGCAAATCCACAAATAATAGATTTATTTTGCTCGTATTGCTCTTTAGTTAAATCATCTTTATATTTATCAAGTATAGCTAAGCTCTCTTCTAAGCTATGCACTTCTGGATATCTCATTTTTTCTCCTTTATAAATTTTCTATTTTACTATTTTGTTCTAAGTCTGAATTATTTAAATCACTTACTCCCCACTCTTTTTTATATTCGGCGATTATTTCATCAGCCGTCATCTCGCCTTTTAAAATTTTAATGTTATCTATAATATTTCTTTGGTTTAAAAACATACCTTCTATTGCAAAACTACCTATATTAGATCTTATAGCTTCATATTGCTCTTTAGTTAAATCATCTTTATATTTATCAAGTATAGCTAAGCTCTCTTTTAAGCTATACACTTCTGGATATTTATTCATCTATTTTCCTTTCTAAGGCTTCTGTTTTATAGAATATTTAAATTTTTATGATGGATTATATAGCATATATTCTTACGATGTCAATAGATTAAGTTAAATATAATTATATTTTGTAAAATACATTTTGTAAGTTTTTATAGAGTGCGATACCCAAATACAAGCCATCAAAGAACTCAAGCAAACAACAGAGTAGATATAGATAACGCTCAAAATAGCATAAATTCTAAAATATTAATCAAAGAGATAAAAATCGGCAAAATATTTATCAACTGACAAAACCTATAAATCAAAGTATTCCAAGCAGTGTAAATAAATCCAAAAATAAAGGCAATTAAATGGAAATTAAAATTAAGATAAAGTATAAATCACCTAAATAAGTCAATTTTGTATTTATTTGTATTTTCATATTTTTTTTGCATTCTGTACTTATTAATAATTTCATTAGCATAACTATCTATTATAGTAAAAAATTCTCCATTTTGCTTAACTGCTACTAATTTGGCATTTGATAGAGTTTGCTCTTTGTCATCTAGAATTTCACTATTGTTATCATAGAAATAGATCTTATCGCATACTCCAAGTAGCTCTTTTAGGTTATCAAAACTCTGTCCAAATCTTCTTTCTAAAGTTTCATTGTCTATATTATGTCCGCCTTTGCTTACTCTAATTGCTACTCTTTTTTTAGATATTTCAACATTTTCTAAGCCTATATAAAAAAGCGTAATATTATAGTCTTTGTTTTTAGCCAATTTTATAAATCTAACAATGCCTTTTCCACTAAGTGTTGTTTCAAGATTAAAACTAGCACCACTATTTAAAAATTTATTTCTCATAGCAATAGCTAATTTACCTGCTTTATTTTGTATATATGAGCTTTCGTAATTACCTAATTCCTTTGCTAACTCATCGCTATTTACTCTATAACCATAAAAATCATTTTTTAAAAGCTGATTAATGTAAAATGTGCTTTTGCCACTCCCATTTACTCCAGCAAAAATATATAATTGTTTAGTATCTTTTATATTATCCATATAGCAAAACCTTTTATATTGGGACTTTGATTTTATTATATTCTTATTTTACCTAATTCAATCTTTTTTATCATAAATAGCAAACTAAAAAACCTTACTCCCTTTAGGATTTCCTACAACAGCAAAATACCTTTTATCTCTTATCTCTAAAAGCTCGATATCCTTATCGCTCAAACAAGCCTTTGAAATATTAGCCATAATAACTCCTACAATAGTGACTTATTAAAATAGTAGTGACTTAATTAGTAGTAAAATTTTTTGAGAATTAATAGTATTTTTTCAAAATCAATTGAGAAAAAACAGCACTAGAAAACTCTCTCTAAGTATGAAAAATAGGCAATAAAATTGAATAAATAAAAAAGGATTTGAATAGATATAAGATATTAAGTGGTGGGTTTACCAGGACTCGAACCTGGGACCATCCGGTTATGAGCCGGATGCTCTAACCAACTGAGCTATAAACCCACTTGAATAGGAGTTGGAATTATATAGAATAATTCCTTAAATCTATATAAAACAACTCCATAAATCTAAATTTATATCAAATTTAAATTCTATTTTGTCTATCTTTCATTTTATTAAATTCATCATCAATTACTGATAAATTTGGCTCTTGAGACATCTTTTTGAGCATATTATTGTAGCGATTAACCAGCCAAATAACAAGAGATGATAATACAAATCCTGGAAGTAACTCATAAACTACACTTGATAACCCAAATAGTATCCATAATAAAACAGTTACACCCCCAGTGATAATACCAGCTAGAGCTGATAACGCACTCATATGGCGTGAATATAAGCTAAATAATAGCACAGGTCCAAAGCTCGCACCAAATCCAGCCCACGCATTACCCACAACTCCAAGAACTGTATCACTAGAATTAAATCCTATAATAGTAGCAATCACAGCAACAGCTATAACAGAGATTCTACCAGTTAAAACCTGAGCTTTATCGCTTACTTCATGCTTATAAAAAGCAAAGATAAAATCTCTAGTAACAGAACTAGCGCTAACTAAAAGCTGAGATGATATGGTGCTCATAATGGCTGCTAAAACTGCTGAGATAATCACACCTACTATAAATGGATGAAATAAAGTATCACCAAGCTTTAAAAATACAGTCTCTGGATCTGATAGCGTAATGCCATTTTGTGTAAAATATACAAAACCTATAAGCCCACTAGCCATAGCACCCACTAAGCCAATAACCATCCACGAGATTCCGATGCGTCTAGCCGAGCTAAGCTCTTTAGCATCTCTAATAGCCATAAACCGCACAATAATATGTGGCTGACCAAAATAACCAAATCCCCAAGCCAAAAGCCCCAAAATACCTAAAAATGTCTGTCCAGCAAAGATATTTAAATGGTCATAATTTGCTGCGTGACTATACTCATTTAAAAGTGTTAAAAAGCTTGAGCCTTCTGGAATTTCAATGCTAAAATATGCAACTAAAGGTATAAATACAAGAACTAAAAACATCAAAATACCTTGAAACGCATCTGTAAGGCATACAGCCTTAAATCCTCCAAAAAATGTATAAAATACCACTATACATAGAGTTACTGCAGCACCAAGAGCAAAATCTAAACCAAAAAAGCTCTCAAATGTCTTGCCTCCTGCAATAATTCCACTACTTACATAAAGCGTATAAAATACCAAAATAAAAATTCCTGAGATTATACGTAAGACTTTTGTTTTGTCTTTAAATCTATTTTCTAAATAGTCTGGTATTGTAATACTATCGCCTGAAATTTCAGTATATACTCTAAGTCTGCTAGCAAGATATTTATAGTTTGCCCACGCACCAATACTAAGCCCTATAGCTATCCAAGCATTGCAAATACCACTAAGATATAAAGCACCAGGAAGTCCAAGCAACATCCATCCACTCATATCACTAGCACCAGCACTAAGTGCAGTCATAAATGGACCCAAAGATCGATTATCTAGCAAGTACTCATTTAAATTTGACTTTTTGTTATAAGCTAAACGACCAATAACTAAAAGAATCGCAAAATAAAGCCCAATGGCTAAATAGGTAGTAAAATCCAACTTAACTCCTTTATATTATTTTCTTTTTTTAATATATTTTTCATCTATATAACCCATATCAGCAAGCTTATCAAATATCCTAGCTAGTATTGGCCCTGCTGCACCGCCCCCACTTGCACCGTGTTCTACTAATACAGTTACTACATATCTAGGATTCTCATATGGTGCATATCCAGTCATCCATGCATGTGAGCGCTCATAATACTCCATATCAGACTCTTTTATTCTTTCTTTGTCTTCTTGACTGATACCTACTACTTGAGCGGTTCCTGATTTGGCTGCGATAGTTACCTTTGATGGGCTTAATACTCTAAAGCCTGTTCCACCTGGGACATTAGCTACAGCATACATCCCTTCTCTTATATATTTTAGGGCTGATTTTTCTTTTTGGGTTAATATATCTTTGCCTATCCACTCTTGTTCTACTCCACCAATACTACTGATAAAATGCGGAGTAATATCATATCCCATTGCAAATATAGCCGTATCTCTAGCAACTTGCATTGGAGTAGCTAAGAAGCTACCTTGACCTATACTTGTATTTATCGTATCACCTTGATACCATGGCTGATTTAGCCTAGCCTTTTTCCACTGAGCATTTGGGACTATGCCTATAT of Campylobacter vicugnae contains these proteins:
- a CDS encoding type II toxin-antitoxin system HipA family toxin; this translates as MKNLFEIYDNETKIGEMKVYAVGKNETYYFSYDKQWLKNGFEIDPNLPLKDMEFISKDLWGIFCDISPDRWGRLIQKRKANSELTNSEYLIGVSDYFRVGSIRIKRDGEFVSSKTDIPKLTNINELCQSANRIEEGESLDSDIKNLLAPSGSLGGARPKASILKDNKLYIAKFPSIKDEYKQISKCEQTMLEVAKIAKINVCKTQLYETIKGTALLVERFDRIGNERIPYKSAMTLLGVKESETSDEKSYVDLAFILDSKNKKELFRRMVFNGLFGNTDDHLRNHGVLYDRETKSWNLSPAFDITPDTIIYSKQSHALNFIDFVNLPSIELFNEIKEFFEINESEFKEILSDMLIARDEFEKIAKKNGINSDNLKMLKNNYEHEDFEKIRNLYRNKAYENTNNKKPVKRNISEFSL
- a CDS encoding ATP-binding protein; translation: MTQINFSTTNNAVTHLGRNLYSSTPPALAELVANSYDAYATKVDIKIEKSYIIIADNGKGMSIDELNNKYCKIGNPKQSEVAINGLPQRKPMGKKGIGKLATFSIGNQYEIFTKTKDDSQWINFMLDYNEMLKNDPYVAKIRFLNELPSEYSNYMNFDSGFIVKIFDLRRKFTQTSESNLTNQLSKRFYLTSNDFSLKIDNKDIELSKNSYYNDLQLVLYFGYKEDEIKAIFNNANIIIEEFQDNDTNISSYIRNNKIKGWIGSVEKPKDLSKDGNGAFVIAYMNNKIADENIFKNKPDARIASQYIVGEIQVDFLDTDNDPITSSRQGLDESNNDVKIFIDNMDKIRRKFISKWNDFRMRNAVDTLPERIKNNDSYKEWLSKLTEDEKTINNKLLSLFVTRLNDDSEIYSKEVNSMITSIANVVNNISIDEIDKEINEISEDAKSVFSLMSKFMEKIAKAEQIQTADIIDRRLKAIDRLEKLMNDSTSTEKIFQDHLYNNPWLINPYWNTNNDINFERIKEQYIKIRSGDKDKIGRIDILIKVQEEKYPIIIELKKNNPKDHALVTYSSLYDQIKKYKQGVKQSLTEPNKDDIRLEDIKAICIISESTSTDETNRINITSREFEKLKDDNIEVYTYAELLEKAKNMYKEFMENIKKSKIVPSLS
- a CDS encoding DNA cytosine methyltransferase, whose translation is MAFKMMVENMKITAIDLFCGIGGLTYGLGKSGIKVVAGIDLDESCKFAYEQNNKVKFIHKSVRDVDSKEIDELFGDTDIKVLVGCAPCQPFSAHQKNKKDRSSHKDWGLLYDFLRLIEQTSPQIVSMENVPELRKERVFVDFVDSLKLQGYNVNFKIHDASNYGVAQRRKRLLLLASKFGNIDFVESQEKKITIKDVIFTVPKIKAGVYDNKKDKLHISSMLTDINIKRIKQSKPGGSWQDWDEELLPNCYKKSSGQSYKSVYGRMSWDDVAPTLTTQFINYGTGRFGHPEQDRAISLREGALLQSFPIEYKFINEDEKVNMRKIARQIGNAVPPKLGEHIGKSILRHLKQYQGYTDDTN
- a CDS encoding Fic/DOC family protein, which translates into the protein MYIKKLFDDVYTFASLDRADIGLDGVFLKGNQHFVPGNELKKYSKIIFDELKDKNFLKDCKDIDSFAKGASELLMEINALHPFREGNGRTQRIFMNELAKNAGYEMDLNLIEPQKMILASKQASQLKPQMLERLIKENIIQLTNKEKIMQTDNIDKNNETKLNFSKDDLNSIQYAFALNSFNLDRTAKNFQDVSMLSELIKNSAGEGYIKGEDGGVSVFQSLIELDKIVREQNEKNGTFATHKVNFSIKADGKEYKNFNIFLGSEPSAFSKDFDYLIAIGQPELAKQETKINKMFNYIKDKTPDGKYKNIIDNSSKFVKNTIKSIAETVESLTTLSPEVQAFMRSFIQSYFKDENLQKQQLINNINKFNSIQEQKSINKEKHKPNLEDIENKEKELFLKALSNTTKDMMKKDISSKEKQYTRDNHSSDRNI
- a CDS encoding antitoxin VbhA family protein, with product MNKYPEVYSLKESLAILDKYKDDLTKEQYEAIRSNIGSFAIEGMFLNQRNIIDNIKILKGEMTADEIIAEYKKEWGVSDLNNSDLEQNSKIENL
- a CDS encoding zeta toxin family protein codes for the protein MDNIKDTKQLYIFAGVNGSGKSTFYINQLLKNDFYGYRVNSDELAKELGNYESSYIQNKAGKLAIAMRNKFLNSGASFNLETTLSGKGIVRFIKLAKNKDYNITLFYIGLENVEISKKRVAIRVSKGGHNIDNETLERRFGQSFDNLKELLGVCDKIYFYDNNSEILDDKEQTLSNAKLVAVKQNGEFFTIIDSYANEIINKYRMQKKYENTNKYKIDLFR
- the putP gene encoding sodium/proline symporter PutP; translated protein: MDFTTYLAIGLYFAILLVIGRLAYNKKSNLNEYLLDNRSLGPFMTALSAGASDMSGWMLLGLPGALYLSGICNAWIAIGLSIGAWANYKYLASRLRVYTEISGDSITIPDYLENRFKDKTKVLRIISGIFILVFYTLYVSSGIIAGGKTFESFFGLDFALGAAVTLCIVVFYTFFGGFKAVCLTDAFQGILMFLVLVFIPLVAYFSIEIPEGSSFLTLLNEYSHAANYDHLNIFAGQTFLGILGLLAWGFGYFGQPHIIVRFMAIRDAKELSSARRIGISWMVIGLVGAMASGLIGFVYFTQNGITLSDPETVFLKLGDTLFHPFIVGVIISAVLAAIMSTISSQLLVSASSVTRDFIFAFYKHEVSDKAQVLTGRISVIAVAVIATIIGFNSSDTVLGVVGNAWAGFGASFGPVLLFSLYSRHMSALSALAGIITGGVTVLLWILFGLSSVVYELLPGFVLSSLVIWLVNRYNNMLKKMSQEPNLSVIDDEFNKMKDRQNRI